One Euphorbia lathyris chromosome 1, ddEupLath1.1, whole genome shotgun sequence DNA segment encodes these proteins:
- the LOC136216252 gene encoding F-box protein At5g03100-like → MAATGGASIVETEGSCDSENEINRINSGEEDEDRISALPDVLIHRILSLLPTTDSVKTMVLSKSWKYRWTRVSVLKFVYNTCIYNGMSIDQFSNFIDKTLNLHDDCSNIDKFVIKMTSYSERIPNKDPWIRFAVKKHVKELIVFLTINSPYPLPEFLFNNSSLVKLKLLYCDLMTIGNVNWGSVKILRLYDCALQKGGIENVLSGTPMLEYLELHRCNLFDAVVIASKSVKILLLDSFNSSNIEISCPNVERLRISGLIGLTSPKLMNLRSSVYVTFDFFYDYDRYDYNVQDCINLVSQTIMQVHHVEKLDIGPYLMNVLKIA, encoded by the exons ATGGCTGCTACTGGCGGAGCTTCCATAGTGGAAACGGAAGGAAGCTGCGATTCggaaaatgaaattaatagaatcaattCGGGCGAAGAAGATGAAGACCGCATTAGTGCCTTACCGGATGTCCTGATTCACCGCATCCTCTCCCTTCTGCCGACAACCGATTCAGTGAAGACTATGGTTTTATCCAAATCGTGGAAGTATCGATGGACTCGTGTATCAGTTCTCAAATTCGTCTATAATACGTGTATTTATAATGGTATGTCTATCGATCAATTTTCCAATTTCATCGATAAAACCCTAAATCTCCATGATGATTGCTCCAATATCGACAAATTCGTCATCAAAATGACAAGTTACTCTGAAAGAATTCCTAACAAGGATCCATGGATACGTTTTGCTGTGAAAAAGCATGTAAAGGAACTCATTGTGTTTCTCACTATCAACTCCCCGTATCCCTTGCCAGAATTTCTTTTCAACAATTCTTCATTAGTTAAATTGAAGTTACTTTATTGTGATCTTATGACGATTGGGAATGTAAATTGGGGATCTGTCAAGATTTTGCGTTTATATGATTGTGCACTGCAAAAGGGAGGGATTGAGAATGTTTTATCCGGTACTCCTATGCTTGAATACTTGGAATTACACCGCTGCAATTTGTTTGATGCTGTTGTTATTGCTTCTAAAAGTGTGAAAATTCTTCTTTTGGATTCATTTAATTCTAGTAACATTGAAATCTCATGTCCCAATGTTGAGAGATTGAGAATTTCAGGTCTAATAGGGCTTACATCTCCTAAATTAATGAATTTGCGGTCTTCAGTTTATGTTACTTTTGATTTTTTCTACGATTACGACCGATACGACTACAATGTACAAGACTGCATAAATTTGGTTAGTCAGACTATTATGCAGGTTCATCATGTTGAGAAGCTAGATATTGGGCCTTACTTGATGAAT gTTCTAAAGATTGCATAG